The sequence tatatatatatatatatatatatatatatatatatatatatctatctatctatctatatatatatatgcatatatatatatctatctatctatctaaatatatatatatatatatatatatatatatatatatatatatatatactgtatgtatgtatgtgtatatatatgcacacacacacacacatatatatatatatgtatatatatatatatatgtgtgtgtgtgtgtgtgtttgtgtatatatatgcacacacacagatatatatatatatatatatatatatatatatatatatatatatatatatatatatattcaaaccagAATTAAGTTTTTAGCATCCTTATGACTAAGGTCTCTTTGAAAAGGACGAGTAAAATGTTTTTGTAAAACGACCATTAACTTAGCCTATAAAGAGAAATGTATCGATGTatatgtgcgcgtgcgtgtgtgtgtatgtgtgtgtgtttgtgtgtgcgcgcaatGTGTTTAAAAACCTCGCCGTTGGACCAAGTCTGGATCCGTCCTAAAAAGAGAACTTAAAGATAATTACAAGCGGCTCCTCTCAACTTGAAGATCTCAGAACTGTTCATTGTGCAGTGGTTACTCATCAAGAAAATTCTCCGCCGCTTCTCCGGTTCTGTTTACGATaagtgaaagaataaaaaataaaaaagatagaataaaaaagagagaatagaaataagaaagatcTTCCCCATTATCAAATGCTACTCATTGTACGATTACGTAATGCAATACTTGACTCGGGAGACTAAAAAAAAGGTACTGCATCTTTTCTGGGTTCTTTATATGCTActcttacttcttcttctcctcctcctcctcctcctcctcctcctcctcctcctcctcctcctcctcaaattcgtccatcttcttcttcttctcttcctcctcctttggcttctcttcctcctcccaattcttctattttcttctcctccttctctttctcctcccaaTTCTgctatcttctcctcctcctccttcttcttttgcttctcctcctcctcctccttctccttcccctcccaattcttctatcttcttcttctcctcttcctcctcctcccaatTCTTcgatcttctccttctcctctcaattcttccatcttctttttctcctcttactcctcctcctcctcctcgtcttactcctcctcctcctcctcgtcttactcctcctcctccaggtCGTCCTCCCCCaggtccttctcctcctccttctccttctccttctccttctccttctccttctcctcctcctcctcccaattcttcaatctcctcctcctcctcctccaggacctcctcctcttcctcgtcctTCATCTTCTCCGTCCCCGACTCGAAACTTTGAAGCGAGAGATGACGAGCGCACAAGGATCTCTTCCCGAGTGAGAAGTCCATTAGACGAGGCAGCCAGTGCCTTTGATAGCAGAGCACTCGGGACATCCCAGATATTAACTAAAAGAAGCCAAATTTAAGAGATGAATAAACGTTGCGACAGAGATTTCCAGGAATTTTTGTTTCGGTTGCGTCAGATTTTTTTTTGGATGATTCAGTGGACGTCTTTTTATCGACAGTGCTCCTCCCCTTCCCTAGGTAGGTACACCAATTCCCCTCCCTACCAAGGGCGCCGACCGATAAGGTGTCTGGTTTCCTGAGaatagacgctcaccagaacgtaaaaagcttaaactcagcgtccagggctgggatcgatctgctgccattcgaatgctaggcgaacatatcacccttcagttccagtttcatcagaatagatgctcaccagaacatcagctgggGAAGCCCATACCCCACCCAATGTGCAGAGTAATGGCCTccacagtaaaaagcttaaactcagcttccatggctgggatcgatctgctgccatacgaatgctaggcgaacacattaccctTCAATTCCAGTGTCATCAGAATTAATGTTCACCAGAACGGCAGCTGGACAAGTCCAACCACCTAATGTACACAGCAGTGATCTCCCGAGTAATCAGTTTGAACTCAGTCCCAGGCTTGGATCGATCTGATGCCTAGCGAATGCTAGACGTATACGTTACccttcagtttcatcagaatagatactcaccagaacgtcagccagccAAGCCCATCCCATACCCAATGTTCACAGCAGTTGCCTCTTCAGAAAACAGCTTAACTCacggtccagggctgggatcgacctgctgccatgcgaatgctaggcgaacacattactcTTCAGTTCCAGTGTCATCAGAATACAGTAGATGCCCATCAGAATGTCAGCCTGGTAAGCTCATCCCCCAACCACTGTGCACAGTAATAGCTtctctagtaaacagcttaaactcacagtctcaggcttggatcgatctgctgccacgcgaatgcttGGCGAATACAATACCCTTCATTtctagtatcatcagaatagatgctcatcagaacgtcagctgggcaagtccAACCACCCAATGTGCAAAGTAATGGCCTCTCCAGGAAACAGGTTGAACTCACCGTCCCGgtctaggatcgatctgctgccttgcgaatgcTACGCGAACACGATACCCTTCATTTCCAgtgtcatcagaatagatgctcatcagaacgtcagctgggtaagTCCATCCCCCAACCGCTGTGCACAGTAATAGCTTCCCCAGTAAAAAGTTTAAACTCGCTGTCCCGGTCtggaatcgatctgctgctatgcaaatgctaggcgaatacattactactgtattagGCAGGAGGCTAGTGCATCCAACTgaaaccacatcggccaccacagaacATTTTCCGGCTACTTGAACTTTCTTAGCTAACGAATTACTGCCTCTGGATTAACCAAATCCCTCTGGATTTTTCGAAAATACTTGCAATTTACTTCAACGTTCAAATATACCTAATTACATTTTTATAAGGTCCTGTCGTTCTCTTCTGTTTATTTTTAGTATGAAGCTATGCcagcgtgagtgtgtgtgtatatatatatatatatatatatatatatatatatatatatatatgtatatatatatacacacacagcataaTTATATACAAAGacgtatatatacaccacacacatttcatatgtatatatatatttatattatatatattatatattatatatatatatatatatatatatatatatagtataatatatatatatatacatataaatatatatatatatatatatatatatatatatatatacagcataattatatacaaacacgtatatatacaccacacacatttcatatatatattatatatattgcgtatatatattatatatatatatatatatatatatatatatatatatatatatatatatatatatatatatctacatatatatattatatatattatatatatataatatgtatatatacatatatatatatatatatatatatatatatttatatgtatatatgtatatgcatatgtatatatatatatatatatatatatatatatatatatatatatatatatatatatatatacacgtatgtgtatcgtaatggtcagacgaaaatctcctaccataaccaatctgtactggccaatgaggtgatgaaaactggcaaaacgtcagacatgaattgacatatctgggaCCTTTGTCATGCAGTGATCTTAGatatacacatgtctatatatatatatatatatatatatatatatatatatatatatatatgtgtgtgtgtgtgtgtatctgtttgctATATATATGTTCCTAATTTTAAAATGTCTATATTTCATGAAATCTTCAATATTATGTAAATCACATTGCCATAATTTTAACATACGATTCTACACGTTTATTCGAATAGGTCTGCTCTAGCACATCGAGAAATAATCCCTCAGGGAGGCAAGTCCTACTTCATCCTTGCCAGTTCTCCCGAGAGCGAGAGATGAGTATCTCCTATTCCTTTCCCGACTCCTCGAGATAGATGAAGGCTTTGAAGTCAATGTACTTCTGTGGGTGCTAAGCAAACCATCCATTCCCGCTTGAGAGTTGTTTTTGTGGCTTTACCCTTTATGGTCAACATCTTTTTTCTTTGACTCTTAGGTAGTCGGGTAAGAGACGACAATGAGAATgcgtatttttttcatttatttcatggcAGAGGGGAAGGGGTGTATCATATGATTAAAATCACTCATTGTATActattagaaatttgcattaaataaaattttaaatgcctggaaatatttatttcccgTTTTAAAAACAGGTATAGTGaaatgaaggagtgatattacggtcaccaactcgtaaaagataataacaaagtaaggtcaaaatatggtcgcctgtattttactgaaatacggctgagagtagtagatttttacggagaatttccgattaaaattacgattttattTAAACAGTGTAGTATCGCCTCCTATAGCTAGTTtttaactgataggaaaggtgggtgaaagacgAGTGTGAGCAGATAGCTAGCAAATCATAGAGAATAGTTTGGAAATTTGAGTATTAGTAAGAGGTATACAGTAGATCAGTTCAccaatgttcagctgggctcaacaaggcactagaagagttggaagccccaggcctacatggctgaggactatgaactgtGAAGTaggataatgatgaatggagaagtattgaattgaaagctcaagatagagacgactggcgaaatctaaccgaggccttttgcgtcaataggcgtaggaggagatgatgaagagtaggccgggagcacactagcgactctgtggcgccacaaagccacagcatcctgtggtggggatgtggtctcccataggtttccattgttttcaaagccacgccatgcctgtggcggggatgagcgacagagagccacagtcgcttgccacagtcgctagtttgcgcggcaaaacttgaaaacaatggaaacctatgggagaccacatccctgccacacgatgctgtggctttgtggcgccacagagtccctagtgtgctcccggcctaaacgAATGTGTGTTTTggccacaattttatatatatatatatataaataattttttcttattatgatttttaaagttagcatagtacaatagtttcttatttatcttttcctttttattttctggTATTTTTAACTACTGGCGTAGTATTTTCTAATGCTGAAGTTCAGCTTTATCGATTTTGCAAAATTGGAAATTTGAGGAGGACTAGGAGGCTTTGTATTGAGACTTGTATTTCTCCTACTGATTGGTGCTTAAGTGTTTATTGCAAATTTCTTGTATCTCCTGATGGAGGCCAAATTAGGTACATATcttgcactgttaaaaaaccccgtaattttaattggaaattcactgtggaaatatactgttctcagccgtatttcagtaaaatacaggcgaccgtaatttcacctttctttgttactatcttttacgggttggtgaccgtaatatc is a genomic window of Palaemon carinicauda isolate YSFRI2023 chromosome 39, ASM3689809v2, whole genome shotgun sequence containing:
- the LOC137631250 gene encoding uncharacterized protein, which translates into the protein MGWAWLADVLLISGMSRVLCYQRHWLPRLMDFSLGKRSLCARHLSLQSFESGTEKMKDEEEEEVLEEEEEEIEELGGGGGEGEGEGEGEGEGGGEGPGGGRPGGGGVRRGGGGGVRRGGGGGVRGEKEDGRIERRRRRSKNWEEEEEEKKKIEELGGEGEGGGGGEAKEEGGGGEDSRIGRRKRRRRRK